CTACTGCACAGAATCTTGTTCTACAAAATTCAAGTGcctttattttaaaagacacactttttataaattctcAGACGAATGTGCCAATATTCATTTATCAGATActaagaaatataaacttcTTAGTAAAACTAAGAAGTTTCCCAATAATATAAGAATTATTCCTAAACAAGAAGGAGGCCGAGTGGTcgtaaatttaaatctcaATTCtgatttaaatatttccaATTTGAGCTTAAGAAATGTTTATGAAATTATTAAGAAAGAAAACAGGAAGAAACTTATGAATTCCATGTTGGGATTTGAAGACATGGaggaatttatttatcCACTGATAAATAGAAAAAGGCTTTATTGTATGAAAGTAGATGTAAAGAAGTGTTTTGATAATATTCCTCATGAGTATATTGAGAAGATAATAGAGaagatatttaaagaagaaCATTACTATATAAGAACATTTCAAGAGTCAAGAACTACTACTAGTACTAGTAGTAGTAGTAGtactaaatataataatactaGTAGTAGTCaaacaaattataatcTTGTTACTAGTAGtactaaatataataatactaGTAGtactaaatataataataataataatactaGTAGTAGtaattataagaaaataattactTATGAAGTTTTAGAATATTcagaatattttagaatgttcaaagataaaattattattgacGAGTCAAATCTCAAGGAATATTCAAGACAAGAAttaatcaaatttattaagaaatCTCTCCTAGGGAACAAgatttcttataaaaatctcCTCTACAGGCAAATTCAAGGGATTCCTCAAGGGAGTATCTTAAGCACAATATTCTGCTCTTTATATTTCGCCCAATTAGAcaagaaatatttcaataatattttcaaacaAGGAAAACTTATCAGATTTGTAGATGATTTCTTAATTCTAAGTCCCTGTAAAGAAGAAATCttaagatttataaaaatctcgactttattgaaaaataaaggcGTCATTTTCAACACTGAGAAAACAGAAACAAATTTCGAcataaaagaaacaaatTTGATACTAAGAAATACAGAGATGAATTATTTAGGAATGAAGATTATTACTAAAGAAGATAATGTTTTCTTTAAGAATAATTTACAAGATAAGAATATTCAATATGGAATATATTCCCCGTCTCATAATATAGGGAATATGATATTTAAGAAGATGAGTAGATTTATAGACACAAGGACTTAtatcttaataaataagGAGAATAAGAAAGTGTATGAGAATATTTATGATACATtagtaatttatatttggaAATTAGAGatactttttaaaagaagCATATTTGTAAATAGAGAGTATTATAGTAAAATGATAAGGTATGGAATAAAGAAGATGAAGATGATATGTAAAAAGAGagaaataaagataagTCAAGAGACACTTCAAGAAATGATAAACAACATTCTACAAAGAGGAAGTAGACAAGTTATATAAAGATCAAGAAGATGGTGTATATTTAAAGGctattttcttaaaattgaGTCTAGACTCATTAAGTCTAGCTTAATTATAGGTTTGGCTTTTATGATTAAGCTTAAATTACTTGTAAGCCCGCTCTTATAATCAAG
The genomic region above belongs to Vairimorpha necatrix chromosome 3, complete sequence and contains:
- a CDS encoding telomerase reverse transcriptase (TERT), coding for MNIDNSLDCIPFSDFLLFFDILINQDIKMPSHISFSKLPSIKSLENNLQISDLIKSSIIYCINKNIPNVITRGYKLSYDKLLVNGPNNLISILLTYDKLLEIIGDELFMKILVECRLFCEMEGKDESRNLLMICGNMKNEKKNLRINRHKLFYKNKQEIKIYPRELIEKYNKKEESNNPNNKSYINNISINNISINNISINNISINEEVFRKCQEKYTKLKIDKLFYKYMKEVKNQIDPQILINFLFCVSKKILPNIFDRFNFRILKQKIVLLVYKNKFESFSEEEIIRHFKITNFRFFSKRKVYKDFKDSINGKSNLMDSMNGKSNLMDSMNGNYNLMDCMNKEDINLCMNKEDLNSCINDSGMNKEDINTCIDDISCKYSHTRRDYTFMMQFTKEYLFFLFNDFFIPLINKFVYCTESCSTKFKCLYFKRHTFYKFSDECANIHLSDTKKYKLLSKTKKFPNNIRIIPKQEGGRVVVNLNLNSDLNISNLSLRNVYEIIKKENRKKLMNSMLGFEDMEEFIYPLINRKRLYCMKVDVKKCFDNIPHEYIEKIIEKIFKEEHYYIRTFQESRTTTSTSSSSSTKYNNTSSSQTNYNLVTSSTKYNNTSSTKYNNNNNTSSSNYKKIITYEVLEYSEYFRMFKDKIIIDESNLKEYSRQELIKFIKKSLLGNKISYKNLLYRQIQGIPQGSILSTIFCSLYFAQLDKKYFNNIFKQGKLIRFVDDFLILSPCKEEILRFIKISTLLKNKGVIFNTEKTETNFDIKETNLILRNTEMNYLGMKIITKEDNVFFKNNLQDKNIQYGIYSPSHNIGNMIFKKMSRFIDTRTYILINKENKKVYENIYDTLVIYIWKLEILFKRSIFVNREYYSKMIRYGIKKMKMICKKREIKISQETLQEMINNILQRGSRQVI